Below is a window of Agrobacterium vitis DNA.
TATGGCCTTAACCTGGCGCTCAACTGGTCCAACGATCCGGTTCTGGAGCCGGTGACCTCCTTTCCGCTGCAATCGGACCAGATCGTCGTCGATCCGTTGCGGCAACGCGCACTTGGCGGGTTTTTCCGGGCTAGCGCTGACCTTTCGACCCGCATCGCCGCCCAAAGCGAAAAGTCCCTGACGGTCAATACTCCGCTTCTCGCCGGGCTCGGCAATGATTTCACCATGTCGCCCGGCCCCAAAGGCGTGGCGCTTTCCGGCAGTCCGACGCTGGGCGTGGTGTTCTTCGAACTACCGCAACTGTCGGAGGCCACGAAAGCCAGAGCAAAAGCATTGCCGCTGGTGATTGCCGGATCGAACTGGAACGAAGAGATCATGCGCGCCCATGGCCTCACCAATGTCACCACCGTCATCCAGGGCATCGACCAGACGCTGTTTCACCCCGGCCCGCGCCAAGGCGTTCTGGCCGACCGTTTCCTGGTGTTTTCAGGCGGCAAGCTGGAATTGCGCAAGGGGCAGGATCTGGTCGTTGCCGCGTTTGCCCGGTTTGCCAAACGCCATCCCGAAGCCCTGCTGGTTTCCGCCTGGCATAGTCCCTGGCCGCAATTTGCCCTGACGCTCAACCGGTCCGGCAAGGCAACCGCCATTACCACCAATGACAAGGGCGCCATTGACCAATCCGCCTGGATTGCCGCCAACGATATCGCTGCCCATCAGTTCCTCGATCTCGGCTCTGTGCCCAATGCGCTGATGGCGCCAATCCTGCGCGAGATGGACGTGGCAGTGTTTCCCAACCGTTCCGAAGGCGGCACCAATCTGGTGGCGATGGAATGCATGGCCTGCGGCGTGCCCACCATTCTGTCGGCCAATACCGGTCATCTCGACCTGATCGACGGCGGCAATTGCTATGCGCTGGAACATCAGACCCCTGTTGCTGGCGAAGGCGCTGGCGTCGGCTCCGTGGCCGGGTGGGGAGAAAGCAGCGTCGATGAAATCGAAGACACCCTGGAGCGGGTCTGGCGCGACCGCAACGAGGCCCGCCGCCGTGGCGAGCGCGGCGCGGCCAAGCTTGCTGGCTATACCTGGTCGCGCACAGCGGACGCGATGAAAAAGATCATCAGGACTTATTTGTAATCGCTTCGGCAAGCGACACCGCCTGGGCAATCGGGGCGGTGAAATCCCCCGCCTCGCTTTGGCGGCAAAGCTGGATGGACGGATACCAGGGCGACGTTCTGCCCTCAGTACCCCAGCGCCAATCCGGCACTTTCTTCAAAAGGCCGATGGTCGGCACGCCAAGGCTACCGGCCAGATGCAGCGGCGCGGTGCAGACCGAAACGAAGGCTGAAAGCTGGGTGAGGATGGCGGCTGTGTCGAGAAAGGCATCCGCTCCGGCATCGAAATCCGGGCCTGGATGTTCCAGCGTGAAGGACAGGCCCGCCACTTTATAGCCCGACGGCGTATCGGCAGGTTCCAACGCTGCCTCATCAAGCTTTTGCAGGGCGATCAGCCGTGTACCACCAAGGTTCGCAAAGGGCGATAGCTGTTCGGGACCGGCAAGGCTGCGGCCTTTTTCCGCTGGAGACAGGGGATTGCCGCGCCAGACAAAGCCCAGGGTTTTTTCGCCTTGTTTCAAATCCAGCCGTTCGCGCCATAGCGAAACCCGCTCCGCCCGTGGCTGCAAATGGGCGCGAGCCTTCGGCACGCTGCCCGGCGTCAGTTTCAGCCGATGCGGCAGGCCAAGCAGCGGCACCTGAAAATCGACGCTTCCTGCTGGCGGGTTCTCTGCCTGTACCCGGTCAGCGCCCGGCACATCCGCCAGAAGCCCGACCAGCTTGTTTGGCACTTGCAGGATCACCTCGCCGCCAAGCGATTTGACCAGGGGTAACAGTTTGACGAACTGGATCGTATCGCCAAGGCCCTGTTCCGCATGGACCAGCAGCCGTTTGCCTTGAAAAGGCCGCCCGTTCCAATCGGCAATTTCAGTGTGACGTGCTTCTCCCGGAAAGCCCTCGGCCTGCCAGCGCCATTCATACTCGGCAAAACCAGTGGTATAATCGGAGAGCCGCAGCAGGTTGATGCCGAGATTGTAATGGGCCTCGGCGGATGTCGGATAGATTTCCAGGGCCTTGGATAGCAGCGCCATCGCCGCCTCCGCCTCGCCCAGTTCGGCAAGCGCATTGCCGAGATTGTGGAGCGCTATGCGGTTTTGCGGATCGAGCACCAGAGTTTGACGATAAGCGATAATCGCCGCCGGATAATCGTCGAGATCGGCATGGGTTACGCCGATATTGGCGTAACAGGCGGCATTGTCAGGCGCCAATTGCGCGGCGCGTTGATAGGCTTCCAGCGCATCCGGCTTGCGCCCGGCCTCACCCAGCGCATTGCCGAGATTGTACCAGATATCGCTTTCCTCAGGCGCAAGTCTGAGCGCCCTGGCATAAAGCGACAGCGATTGCGCCAGATCGCCACGCGAGCGTTCCGCCGAGGCCAGCAATCTGAGCGCATCAACCTGGTCGGGCTCTTCCTCCAGAATGGCACGGTAATGGGCAATGGCCTCGTCCAGCATCCCGGCCTTGTGCAGCTGAAAGGCCTGGATCAGCCTTTCGCCCGACGCAGTTTGGTTCGTCATGGCTTACGCTCCACCAGCCGCTTGAGATCTTCTGCCACCGCCTCGGCCACACTTGTCCAATCGCCCGGCTGCGGTTGGCGAAACAGTTTCAGACCCGGATACCAGGGGCTATCGTCACGGCCGGTCATCCAGCGCCAGTCCGCGCTGTATTTCAGCAGCGCAAAGCTTGGCACGCCCAGCGACGCCGCCAGATGCAGCGTGGAGGTGCAGGAGGAAATCACCAGATCAAGCGCAGCAATCGCTGTTGCCGTCTCGCCGAAATCGCCAAGCTCCGCCCCCGGCACCTGCATGACCTTGGCAAAGTCCAGACCTGCCATCTGTTCCAGCCCGTCCTTGAATTGCAGGCTGATGAAATGCGCGCCCTCGACAGCAAACAGCGGCTCCAGCATTTTCAAGGGCGGCGAACGCCCCTTGTCGGCGCGGGCAACCGGATTGCCCTGCCAGATCAACCCAACCCGCAAAGCCTCACGATGCGCAAACCGCGCTTCCCAATCCGCCACCCGGCGGGGATCGGGCCGGAAATTGGCTGGGCCGGCTAGCGTTTCCAGCGTGGTTGCAAAAATCAGCGGTAGGCTCATGATCGGTGCCTCGACATCGGCATCGTCAATGGCATCAACGCCCTGGCGGCGCAGGGTGATGTTGCGTCTCTCCACCACCAGCGTTGAAAACAGGCTGATCAGCGGCTCACGCAATTCCAGAATGACATGACCGACCTTGAGAGCGGCCTGCCGCACGAAACGGGCAAACTGGATCTGGTCACCTAACCCCTGTTCACCGTGAATCAGCAGCACTTTGTCGGGCAGCGCCTCGCCGGTCCAGCGCGGCATAGGCAGCGTGCGTGCCACCATTTCGGCGCCTTGCCAGCGGGCCTCGTAATCGCGAAAGCCTTGCGGCAGATTGCCCGCCATCAGATGCGCATGCGCCCGGTCGATCAGGGTTTCGACATCGCCGGGCAACAGATCCAGCGCCCGGTCCAGACTGGCGATCGCCTCCTCAACCCGGCCCATTTCGCGCAATGCATTGCCAAGCCCGCGATGGGCCTTGGACAGATCCGGGCGCAGTTGGATCGAGGCTCGGTAAGCCTCCAACGCTTGCCCATAGCGGTCCGTATCGCGCAAAAGATTGCCCAGCGTCATATAGGCTTCGGCGCTGGGGCTGGTCTCCAGGCTTTGGCGCAGGCATGCTTCGGCCTCATCCTGCTTGCCGACATGGCGAAGGGCGATGGCATAATTGGTGTGGAAGATCGGTGTTGAAAGCCCCAGTGCCGCCGCTGCCCGCAGCAGGACATAGCCGCGATGGTAATGCAGGCGCTCAACCGCCAACCCGCCCAGCATATGCAGCGCATCGGCCCGTGTTTCGTCCTCATGCAGCAGCGCCGCATAGGTCACCTCGGCGGCAGGGACATTTCCGGCCATATGGGTGCGGATGGCGGCGGCCAGCCGTTGTTGCGGACCCGGCTGGGCCGGAACGGCAACCACCGGCTCGGCGGCCTCATACAGTTGCGCCCTGTCCCCCTCGACCAGCCTGCCAAGTGCCTCGGCCACGCGGGAGACGACACCGGCAAAGGGTTCCGCCTCGACTTCATCGGCCACGCGGCGAAACACCCGGCTTGCCGGATACCAGGGGCTATCGCTGCGACCGCGCAGCCAGCGCCATTCGGCATGAGATTTGAGGATCACCCAGGTCGGGCGGCCAAGCGCGCCAGCCAGATGCGCCACCGCCGTATCGGAGGTGATGACGAGATCGAGATTCATGATCATCGCTGCCGTATCGACAAAGGCATCGGCACCGCTGTCGAAATCCTCCGGCGGGCGCTCGACGGCAAAATCCACTGTATCCAACTGTTCTTCGCCTGCCCCTTTTTGCAAGGCGATCAAGCGCACACCGTCAATGGAAGCAAACGGCGCCAACACCTGCAAGGGAAAGCTGCGGCCCTTATCGACCTGCGGATCGGGATTGCCCTGCCAAACGAGGCCGACACGGAAGCCAGGCTTTGCCGCAAGAAAGCTTGCCCAGCGCCGCACCCGAAGCGGATCGGCAAACAGATAGGCGGGAAAGGCCGGGATCGTCTCGACGACCGTGTTGCAGAGCAGCGGCAGGCTCATCATGAACACGTGGTAATCGAGCGGTGGGACGGGATCGCTTTCGCAGACGACGCCATCAACATCAGGCACGGTTTGCAGCAGCGCGGCAATCTTGCGGCGGCAGCCAATCATCACCTTGGCCGCTCCTCTCGCCTTCAGGAGCGCGACGTAGCGGACGAACTGGAACGCATCGCCAAAGCCCTGTTCCGCCAGGACCAGAATGGACTTGCCCGCCAGATCCTCCCCCTGCCAAACCGGCAGCCGGACACGGGTGCGGTCTATGCCGAGGATTTCCACCAGGAAGCGGCGCTCGTAAAGCGGCAGGCCACGGGCATAATCGCCCTCGTTCAGCAAACACATGCCCAGCGCCATTTCCGCATCGGCATAGCCGGGACGGGCCTCGATCGCCTTGCCAAAGGCCAGTATCGCCTCGTCCTCGCGGCCGGTATCCATCAGGCTGATGCCAAGATTGCTCCAGGATTCGGCATGGCCGGGCTTGGCAAGTGCGCCCTGTCTCTGGATCCAGCAGGCTAGATCGGGATAGCCGTGATTGCGCTCCGCCACCCCCAGATTGCTCCAGGCGTCGGCATTGCCGGGGTCAAGCGTCAAAGCCTTTTCCCAGGCGCGGGCGGCTGCCTGCGGCTGCTTGGCTTTTAGCAGAACAGCACCCAGCTGCACGTGATGCGAGGCCAGTTCCGGCTCGATCCGGCAGGCGCGTCGCAGAGCTTCCTCCGCCACGTTGAACCGGCCAAGCGCCAGCGCCGCCGCCGCATAAACCGACAGGGCGTGGCCTGAGCGCGGCTGGGCTTTCAGCACCTCGCCCGCGCGGCGCAAGGCGGTTTCGGCATCACCCACCGACGTTTCGCGCCGGGCCAGCGCCAAAAGGCACGCTGCGTGACCGGTATCGTAGAGCAGCCCGTGGCGCAGCGCCCGCATCCCATCGGTCACAAGCCCCGCAGCATCGAGCGCAATGGCGAAATTGCTCCAGTGATCGCCAAGCGAGGGGCGGATCGCCACCGCGCGGGCGCAAAAGGGAATGGCCTGCCGCCCTGCCACCGATGAGCGT
It encodes the following:
- a CDS encoding tetratricopeptide repeat protein, which produces MTNQTASGERLIQAFQLHKAGMLDEAIAHYRAILEEEPDQVDALRLLASAERSRGDLAQSLSLYARALRLAPEESDIWYNLGNALGEAGRKPDALEAYQRAAQLAPDNAACYANIGVTHADLDDYPAAIIAYRQTLVLDPQNRIALHNLGNALAELGEAEAAMALLSKALEIYPTSAEAHYNLGINLLRLSDYTTGFAEYEWRWQAEGFPGEARHTEIADWNGRPFQGKRLLVHAEQGLGDTIQFVKLLPLVKSLGGEVILQVPNKLVGLLADVPGADRVQAENPPAGSVDFQVPLLGLPHRLKLTPGSVPKARAHLQPRAERVSLWRERLDLKQGEKTLGFVWRGNPLSPAEKGRSLAGPEQLSPFANLGGTRLIALQKLDEAALEPADTPSGYKVAGLSFTLEHPGPDFDAGADAFLDTAAILTQLSAFVSVCTAPLHLAGSLGVPTIGLLKKVPDWRWGTEGRTSPWYPSIQLCRQSEAGDFTAPIAQAVSLAEAITNKS
- a CDS encoding tetratricopeptide repeat protein, which gives rise to MTTHEVSQCRSLLAQGRVAEALQGLTALFEAHPEHAETAHYYALALHLSGRSPEAVPAFEHALQLAPDQPGLLQNMILPLIAVGEHQRAIDMGARAVTLDGKAVGAWSNLVLALTSAKRWDEALNAAQQGLAIDGDEPSLLAQMGVILLELGDSAGAETHLLRALELKPDAEAFYNLGVLLHGLQREPEACDSYTKALTLDPSHRRAANNLAASLRILGNLKGADRILKQLIGSGDAPVHRFNRACLQLLEGQWSEAWTDYELRDQATGSSASPLLMQGPRWQGEALQDQTLLVFYEQGLGDTIQFIRFLPRIAERVGHVVFVCQPQLYRLLSLSEFFATPSITLLPDGADLPAYAAWVPLLSLPGLINLVPEATGQRVPYLTLEKQLFERWRDWLGEFSPRQEQEQEKTRFRIGLSWQGNPKAYGEPGRSLPLELFQPLAEFSDEIDIISLQKGVGADQQAPEGLLLHPVPGLDDGPDAFVDTAALMASLDLVITSDTALAHLAGALGRPVWLLLKKAPDWRWGMDGILTDWYPTMRLFRQMEAGQWQPVLQDVAHELKVLLFAGRATDDAPDEAADGLNEAIKRHQGRDYGRAVQLYRHVLTQDFQRERVLNLLGMACLEAGERSSVAGRQAIPFCARAVAIRPSLGDHWSNFAIALDAAGLVTDGMRALRHGLLYDTGHAACLLALARRETSVGDAETALRRAGEVLKAQPRSGHALSVYAAAALALGRFNVAEEALRRACRIEPELASHHVQLGAVLLKAKQPQAAARAWEKALTLDPGNADAWSNLGVAERNHGYPDLACWIQRQGALAKPGHAESWSNLGISLMDTGREDEAILAFGKAIEARPGYADAEMALGMCLLNEGDYARGLPLYERRFLVEILGIDRTRVRLPVWQGEDLAGKSILVLAEQGFGDAFQFVRYVALLKARGAAKVMIGCRRKIAALLQTVPDVDGVVCESDPVPPLDYHVFMMSLPLLCNTVVETIPAFPAYLFADPLRVRRWASFLAAKPGFRVGLVWQGNPDPQVDKGRSFPLQVLAPFASIDGVRLIALQKGAGEEQLDTVDFAVERPPEDFDSGADAFVDTAAMIMNLDLVITSDTAVAHLAGALGRPTWVILKSHAEWRWLRGRSDSPWYPASRVFRRVADEVEAEPFAGVVSRVAEALGRLVEGDRAQLYEAAEPVVAVPAQPGPQQRLAAAIRTHMAGNVPAAEVTYAALLHEDETRADALHMLGGLAVERLHYHRGYVLLRAAAALGLSTPIFHTNYAIALRHVGKQDEAEACLRQSLETSPSAEAYMTLGNLLRDTDRYGQALEAYRASIQLRPDLSKAHRGLGNALREMGRVEEAIASLDRALDLLPGDVETLIDRAHAHLMAGNLPQGFRDYEARWQGAEMVARTLPMPRWTGEALPDKVLLIHGEQGLGDQIQFARFVRQAALKVGHVILELREPLISLFSTLVVERRNITLRRQGVDAIDDADVEAPIMSLPLIFATTLETLAGPANFRPDPRRVADWEARFAHREALRVGLIWQGNPVARADKGRSPPLKMLEPLFAVEGAHFISLQFKDGLEQMAGLDFAKVMQVPGAELGDFGETATAIAALDLVISSCTSTLHLAASLGVPSFALLKYSADWRWMTGRDDSPWYPGLKLFRQPQPGDWTSVAEAVAEDLKRLVERKP
- a CDS encoding glycosyltransferase family 4 protein yields the protein MTQTPRRPVIIHWGISSFFGWGIYGLNLALNWSNDPVLEPVTSFPLQSDQIVVDPLRQRALGGFFRASADLSTRIAAQSEKSLTVNTPLLAGLGNDFTMSPGPKGVALSGSPTLGVVFFELPQLSEATKARAKALPLVIAGSNWNEEIMRAHGLTNVTTVIQGIDQTLFHPGPRQGVLADRFLVFSGGKLELRKGQDLVVAAFARFAKRHPEALLVSAWHSPWPQFALTLNRSGKATAITTNDKGAIDQSAWIAANDIAAHQFLDLGSVPNALMAPILREMDVAVFPNRSEGGTNLVAMECMACGVPTILSANTGHLDLIDGGNCYALEHQTPVAGEGAGVGSVAGWGESSVDEIEDTLERVWRDRNEARRRGERGAAKLAGYTWSRTADAMKKIIRTYL